One genomic segment of Thermococcus sp. includes these proteins:
- a CDS encoding OFA family MFS transporter → MVTNTQRWVVLVGTFLMGLVGGISYAWGVFVNPMMETFGWSRAEAVLPYTVFMIVFTLTMFPAGRMQDVNGPRKTAMLGSLLFVVAYSLASLVGRFQTPVWLALTYGLIGGIGCGLVYASTTPPARKWFPDRPALAISIAVMGFGIAAMLFAPLKARHLIPTLGIPTTFLALGFITGGLGLLASLLVKNPPESFHVPSRKGSSSHETDIGPREAVRTVTFWTIWLTFALVAAGGFIVIGLVPAYGEQVLGLSPARAALAISIFSFFNGFGRPLSGMLNDRYGPLMVMDVTYILQAVTLLAFPFLATSDVSLYLASAIIGWSFAVTLASFPTLTALAFGVKNMGANYGLVFTAFGLASLSPTVASWIMGGSLDYSPA, encoded by the coding sequence GTGGTGACGAATACACAGAGATGGGTAGTTCTTGTAGGGACCTTTCTGATGGGCCTCGTTGGAGGAATCTCCTACGCGTGGGGTGTCTTCGTCAACCCCATGATGGAGACCTTTGGCTGGAGCAGGGCGGAGGCGGTTTTGCCGTACACCGTGTTCATGATCGTCTTCACCCTGACGATGTTTCCCGCTGGCAGGATGCAGGACGTCAACGGACCCAGAAAGACGGCCATGCTCGGCTCCCTGCTGTTCGTGGTGGCGTACTCGCTCGCCTCCCTCGTCGGGAGGTTTCAGACGCCGGTATGGCTCGCGCTCACATACGGCCTCATAGGCGGCATCGGCTGCGGCCTGGTTTACGCATCGACGACGCCTCCGGCAAGGAAGTGGTTCCCTGACAGGCCCGCTCTTGCCATCTCAATAGCCGTGATGGGGTTTGGGATAGCCGCAATGCTCTTTGCTCCTCTGAAGGCCAGGCACCTGATACCGACCCTTGGGATACCCACGACCTTCCTCGCCCTCGGCTTTATAACAGGGGGACTCGGTCTTCTGGCATCCCTGCTGGTCAAGAATCCCCCTGAAAGCTTCCATGTGCCGTCCAGGAAAGGAAGTTCAAGTCATGAGACCGACATCGGGCCGAGAGAAGCCGTTCGAACGGTCACATTCTGGACGATATGGCTCACCTTCGCCCTGGTAGCCGCTGGAGGGTTCATAGTGATAGGCCTCGTTCCGGCCTACGGGGAGCAGGTGCTGGGTTTAAGTCCCGCCCGTGCCGCCCTGGCCATCTCGATATTCTCCTTCTTCAACGGATTTGGAAGACCGCTCTCCGGAATGCTCAACGACAGGTACGGCCCACTGATGGTCATGGACGTTACGTACATCCTCCAGGCGGTGACGCTCCTGGCCTTTCCATTCCTGGCCACCAGCGATGTCTCCCTTTACCTCGCCAGCGCCATCATCGGCTGGAGCTTTGCCGTGACACTCGCGTCTTTCCCCACTCTGACGGCGCTGGCGTTCGGCGTCAAAAACATGGGCGCCAACTACGGTCTCGTGTTCACGGCGTTTGGGCTGGCCTCCCTCTCCCCGACGGTGGCCTCGTGGATTATGGGGGGCTCACTTGACTACTCCCCCGCAT